Genomic DNA from Lates calcarifer isolate ASB-BC8 unplaced genomic scaffold, TLL_Latcal_v3 _unitig_2038_quiver_1662, whole genome shotgun sequence:
AGGTATATGGGTAGCTTGGTGTTATGTCCCTGTGTTAAACAGGTGCAAAAGACACCTACAGcagctgaatatatttttaaaaataatgtgttgtCGATCTTGTGTTCAGATGACTGGATTCTCCTGGACGGCTCTGACTTtgtctttgttgctgtttgctggAAACAGTTTTGCTGTGGACCAGAATGAACTCGCCAAAATTGTAGATGCGATCTGGAGAAGTAAGTCCACTAGTTCTAAAACATTATATAATACTGTATACAAGGAACTCAAACTAGAGTGGacagagcatttttttttatctagtGTAGTATTGCAGTCATTGGCAGGTTTTCCTCTTGCTTAGTGAGCTGCTCACTGATCTTGATCACCCATCTACCATCACTCTCATTTAATATGTGCTTAGAGCTGTAATAAAGTCCACTACtaataagataatcctttattagtcccacaatgaCACATTTCCCTCTCTGGTGTTTCGTATTGAGAACCCTTCACCAAAGAGCCCCTGGAAagattttattgtgaagcagtcTGTGAACACAGCcataaataaaaagatgtaagtaaaataataaaaccttAGAATATctggataaaataataaacagcaagGTACAGAGAcccaataaaaaacaaagaaaagatggaATCATGTCTTAATGACAATTAACCAGGTACAGAAAAAAGACAGGTCCTTAGCCTTCTTCTAAATATATCAGTGGAACAAGCTCTAATTGTTAGTGGCAAACTATTCCACTGTTTTGGGCCATGAGGGAAAATGCTCGATCACCTTTGGAAGTGGAATAGCAGACGAGCAGTACAGAGATGTAACTAGTACAATTTTTCCCTTAATCTACCTCACTAATTTCAGGGTGGTGTAACGAGTCAGCAACAGGTCCCAGTACAAGATGGTTAAAGTGGGTCCTGCCCATCACAATATATCATAACCCAGAATTCCACCTTTGGCACATTTTTGAAACTCAAACTGTCCATTACTCCTTATTTAGACATAATTTAGAAATGTAACAGAGAGGTATGAGTCAATAAGTACATGCTTGTATGTGTAAAACTATTACATGTGTTGGTGAATGAATGACATCAAGGACACTGTGGAGCAGATGACTTGGTTAACACATtattattcaattcaattcaattcaattttatttatatagtgtcatatcacaacaacagtcatctcaaggcacttttcatatagagcaggtctagaccgtactctttaaaataggtatttacagagagagaccccaacagatccaccatgagcagcactaggagacagtggcaaggaaaaacttcctttaagaggcagaaacctcgagcagaaccggactcagggtgggcggccatctgcctcgaccggttgggttaagaaggagagagaggggggagaggggggagagggggtagagaatagcgaaagaagaacatagcataacacaggttccatatcagatgtaagatgaggccagtaatacagcagtagtaatgatagtagtgataattaaagtattaactgctaacacagcaatacaactaatagcagtataagtatAAATACTTACTGCTAACCATTTAAGTGCAGTTGCCTAATGTATACTGTACTCAGTGCTGGAGATGTTTGAGTTCTTTTGATATGGTCAATGCACCTGCATTAACTACATTTATGGTAGTTACGCCTCTGCAAGGAGGTGACATTTAATGTCCCTTAAACTGGTTCTTGCAGCCAGGCTTCAGCACATCATCGATATCGATGACTTgtttgaggcagatggccgcccaccctgagtctggttctgctcgagatttctgtttttccttgccacagtctcctagtgctgctcatggtggatctgttggatctctctctgtaaaggtttataagataaagagttcggtctagacctgctctatatgtacagtgcctcgagataacttctgttgtgaattgacgctatataaataaaattgacttgacttgagttGGTTTCTGTGCATACATGCTCACCAGGTGGAGGTATGAAACTTAAAGAGTGCAGAGTCAATTTAtagtatgtaatgtaatttcttCAGATTCAAGAACACATTTCAAAGTTTGTGGTATAAATATGGGAGCAGAAGGTTGCTTCAATTtggcaggaagaggaaaagtaaatgttaacatttgtATCATGCTGGTGTAACAGCTTtctaaagtaaagtaaattGTCATTGACTGTATATGAATCAACTCAATTGTCAGGTTATTCAGTACATTGAAGGCACAGTggcaaaatacaaaacaaacgTATGTCATTAAATGGAGAGTATTACCCACTCTGCACACAATTGTTCCTCTTAGTACAAATTGTGACAGCACTGCTCCATCAACATCCCATGTAAACAAAAGCATGTGGACACAATTTACAATCATGTGTAAATGGCTGGGGAGACATCCCTACTAAAGAGTATACATTTTTGGATCTCGTATTTAGATTTTCTATTGACTGGACTTGTAGACAAGTCTCATGATCTCATTTCTGTTGCATTGATGTCATGCAACCTAGTAATACTCTGTGTATATTTCCTTTTACAGGTTCAATGCCAGGAGGATGTTCAGTATGGCAGTGAGCATCCCAGAGAAGGAGAACAAGCCAGGAAGTTATGATTTCAACCAAATCCTCACCACTGAGAACGGTGTCAGTGTTAATGAAACAATAAGAGAGGGCAATGTGTATATGGTAGACAGGATAGTTGCAGCCAAATTTAAGCcagggaaaaaaggagatgaTATTCATGCTGAGTATCGTGTACTACAAAACTTTAAAGACTGGGATGATCAAAACAATTTTGATCATGATCAcgatttgttgcttttctatGTCCTCGGATCCCCATGTTACCATAAATGTACAAGTGAAACACATCCCCAAAACATCCTTAGAAATCTAAGTCTCATTAAGAAATGGAAACATTATGCTTTTGTGTTTACTCTCATATCCATATCCAAGAATCCAAACATGTCCACTACTGAGGCGCAGAGAGCTGAAGCCCTTCAAAACCTTGTGAGTAAATCAGGTCTCGAACTTGAGAACATATTCCGTTGTAAAAAGCCAGATGATCAAACAAATAATCCAATGCAGTGCACCAGCTGCTCAACTAATGGACAAGTTACACCTTATTGTGTCTCAGATGATATACAACCTAGGCGCAACACCAGCCCATCCATAGCAGCCATTAACAGCAGGGGAAGAAGCAACAgaagaagcaaccaaagaagcaatcgaagaagcaaccaaagaagcaaccaaagaagcaaccaaagaagcaatcgaagaagcaaccaaagaagcaaccaaagaggaaacctaagaagcaaccaaagaagcaaccaaagaggaaacctaagaagcaaccaaagaagcaatcaaagaagcaacagaagaagcaaccaaagaggaaacctaagaagcaaccaaagaagcaatcaaagaagcaaccaaagaggaaacctaagaagcaaccaaagaagcaaccaaagaggaaacctaagaagcaaccaaagaagcaATCGAAGAAGCAATCAAAGAAGCAATCAAACAAGCAACCAAAGAGGAAACCTAAGAAGCAACcaaaaaatcaatcaaagaaTCAACCTAAGAATCAACCTAAGCAGCAACCAAAAAAGCAATCAAAGAAGCAATCAAAGAAGCAATCGAAGAAGAAGGGGCCGTGGTTAGGGTAGCAGATAGGTACAGGGTCTTGAAACTGCCATGATATGATTTAGGTCAAACAGATTTGCAGGGACTTGCAGGTTACAGGTTAGTGGCTTTGGTGGCTCAAGCTACTGCCCATTCTGTTTGGCTAAagctccactcctctcctccctaAGAAATAGAATAACTAGAATTACGGCCTCCACCAACCAGAGCAGAggcaggaaatatggtcacaatctcccctTTTATTCCAAAATAATGACCAGAAAAGTGCTTTTGTAGAACATTATGATGCCTCAGTGAGGTTCACTTTTGACCCATTGGatgtaaaatgtcatcacttaaTCATTTTgtcctattagacatttgtgtgaaattttgtcataattagcgTGTGAATTCTTGAGTCATTCTTGACTCAAGAATTCACCTAACATTCatatcattttattgtttttgtttccaattcatttaatattttctctctgaaacagagaaaagacagatgtATATTATCAAACCACCACAATAAAAGCTTCCTTCTGCTTCAAAGCCTCATCTCATTTTACCTGAATACCTACTCACTATTTCCATGACGTCCCTTTCTGCACCTAAACTACCTGTATCTGTAACTCTGGACTTCTGGCAGTTATCCATCATTTTTAAAGTGGTCAAGATGTTGTGACCTTAAACTTTATTAATAAATTCCTACTTGTACAAATAACTAACAAAGGTATGAATAAATGACGAAGGTTATCACTAACgatgtgtttttaaacacattcagaATAGTCTGTACTGAAGCCTCGTCTTGATGAGGCACTCGTCAGGCATCATTTtgctcagtgtcactgtcaaAAGCTCAGCAATAActaatttagtttgttttttaatgaaataaatcttaagaaaagtaacattttatagtgaagaaacacaaacaatccTGCATGGGTGCCACTTAGTGGTCAACTTATGTAACTGCACATTAGGCTCcaataattacagttttatgGGCGGTCATCCACATTTTCATGAATGTCATTATCATGACCAGCACCTGGATTTGGTGTTTTTACCTGACAACTCTTCCAGACTCTACAGCTGACATTACTGCCTTACACATCCAGGTGTAAACAAGTTTTAGCAGCATCAGGAAATATGAAATCCTTCTGCATCTCAGTGGAAATATTTTGTAACATGTTATGTATATGTTATGTGTAATACATCCTGTATGATTTTGTTTACTTCCCCTTTTCCTCGGAGATCACAATCTTCAATCTGCAGctcaggaagaggaaacagatttcattaaaatgtccaAAGCACAAAACACTTCCTCAGAAACAAAGGACAAAGTtagaaaagagacaaacaaaacaaaaacatgggtCTGGTGATGTTATCCTGAAATAACCTCCTGGGGACATTGACAAGATGGCTGTTGAGTGGTGAGACTTGCCTATAAGGACTTTATCATGACACAtaagacaaaacatttaattcCAACTAATTAGTTGTAGCTGAAAAATGTGCACCGCAACAGCTGAGCAAAGATTCAGTGAAAAGTTTTAAAAGACTGAAGTCTGACTGAAGCCAACCTGCCAACTACCAACATGCTGCACATGACACTTCTGAACATTACACCCTGCTTCATATGTTCATTAAACTGGATTTGTACTAACAGTTACTTGGCCTTCAACAGAGTCTCATCTCTCCTGACACCTTCACCAGCCCTAGGAAGATGAgaggttatttttttattctttaacagTAGATCCTGAATTTATTTATACTGTTCACAGCCAACTGAGTGTACAGGACTGTAGTGTGGTAATAAAAGTAAGTGGTGTATTTAGctctgctgtggaaaaacaaTTGTAATAATTCAACTTCATACTAACCTGAGTTAAACAGACTaaagcagagataaagagaatattgtggagggaggaggagaaccCCATTGTTTTGGGGCAGTTATAAAGAGTCATGTCCTCATAGTACTTAGTCCTGGATCATGGGACAGACAAAAGTCTTTGAGTCTTTGTTAGATAAGAAGGGTCAAGACCATTTAACACTCTGTAGACAAACATCAGGAGTTTTAATTCAGCTCTGTCTCTAACAGTGTAGGCAAGAGAGAATGGGACTATTTTGTGGCTCATCTCTCTTCCACTACTGTTATTATTCTCCtcatcctgtttttatttttctttcatcttcttttgtgtttgtctcttttcttttgtgtgtttaaagcaCTTTAGATAAACTGTGTTGTATATAATGTGCTCCTCTGTTTCTGAGCAAccgttttgttttgtgtttttgacagttttatgaAATCCATCTGTTCATCCTGATCTGCAGAGGAGGATATTTCAGCAGAAACagggaaggaaaacaaagtcaTAAAGGTTGCATCACACATGCTAGAGTtgttacaaaatattttcaaatgcaaTTTAGTCTGTTTGAAAGGTAAATTCATACAGCACGTATCTCCAAGATGTGTAACTTCTTCACTAAGCACTCTTACTGGTGTTTACACATCACAAAAGCAGGAGAACAGAGCTAAAAGTATTGAGTGAATATTCATtagatggaaacaaacacactgtgtgtgtaaactggTTTACCAACACATCAGCCATAATCAGGGATACAGTGCTAGATGggtgtggaaaaaaacatttgtccaTTCAGCGATTAATATACTTAAGTCAAgttaaaagagacagaaggtTCTGTTTCATGAAGaaatacagctgtgttttgttaGAAAATCAATTGTAAAGGAAAATAGAAAAGGACCTATGATGGAGCCTTGAGGTACACCACAGGAGACGGtcacagaaaatgatcaatCACAACTAAAACTAATAAGGACTGCAGGTCTGTCTATTCAAAATGATCGTCCATAAGCACTGAACAGTCAATATTAAACCTGCAAAGGTTATGAGGCTACAACATCAATGCTACAGTCTATGTTGAACTTCCCAAATCAAACTGCAGAATGTCCTTCTCATCTCCTTCCTTCTTTGGGACATGTTGAAATAAGGACATGGTGCAACTCTGAGGGTTTGGCCATGGTCAGACTCTGCtctataaaaatgtcattccCTTCAGACTGTACTCACTGCAACAGCAGCTTGCAGTGAGAAGAAATCTGAGTCAGCATCTGTTAGACGTCCTTCTTCACCACAGCAGGTAAAGTACAAGGAAATAACCTCAGGTAGGTAAATGAGGGTTTTCTCTCTCGTAAGACTGAAAGActgagaaatacatttcatattgACTTTACAATTCAAAGGTACATTATCTGGTTTTTGTACAAAACTCTGAACCAAACATTCATTTCACTTGATGGTTTGCGATGTGAATTTTTCAGTCTGGTGTTTGTAGCTTGGCAACAATGTGTTTGAATTGAGATAACAAACAAGTTTGAATTAAAGACAATagtagtttttttctttcctgtacatatatatttatattttcttactGGGTCTATACTAAACTCTCATTAGTCCTGGTaactttcaaatatttcaaagcTTTGTAGCTCcagaaaaactaattaaaactaGACCATGTAACTGAACAGAGGCAACAAATGCATCTCCAGGTTAGATACCATATGTTttcttattaatattttcagtataGAATACTGtaataatcaattaaattaaatcattttccaGAGTAGACATGACTCTGATGTTGTTGCTTCTTTAACTATGACCTAATGAATGACTGTAAAGACTCTGCCTCctgttgtttcttctctttcttcctccactaCCCTCTCTGCAgtacagagctgaaatgatgaacCAAAGGAGACTCCCCCCTCTGTTCCTCACTGTCATCCTCTGCCTCTCACCATGGCCCACCTCTGGAGACACGTGCACCAATGACTGCACATTGAAATATTACACCTCCCATTATGATAAGCAGTGTTATGACGGCTGTGAAGAGCGAGGGTACGACTACCACTGGTGCCACTCCACAAAGGGGTGGGATTACTGCTCCCCAAGAAAAGATGTTGATTACAAAGGCAACGCCTGTGATGAAGACTATCCCTGTAACAAATATGGAGGAGATTATTACTCGTGTCGCCTGAAGAAAGGAGGCTGGGGCAGATGTGGCCGAGTGGAGTCAAAGACAACGATTCATCAAACCATAAAGCTGAAGGACTGCACTGATGACTGTCAGTATTATGAGTCTGGGAAGTACTTCTGGTGCCACACTGTAGATGGCTGGGACTACTGCTCTTCTAATCCAGACCACACCTACAAAGACGTGACCTGTCGCCCAAATCACAAGTGTGGAGCCTATGGCCAAACTTACAGCTGGTGCTACACAACAGACAAGAATAACTGGGATTACTGTGGACTCATCAGTACTACAGAGTGTGAATGTTCCCCACAACACCGCAGCAAACGGGCACCTCCTCAAAGAGAAATCGAGAGGAGGGGGGACCAGAATGGGAAACAGTAATGAGCAAATTAACATGAAGCATGAATCTCTGCATTAGCAAACATTATGTCTTTATCAGTTGCTGAATGAGTCATTCAGAACCAGATGTTTCATCAGATAATGAGCTTGCATTAttctattttcattattttgctgactttgtgaaaaaaaaaaaaaacctttgtacCGTGACATTTCTGAAGATTACTCTTTTCCAGATATAACTGTAAGTATATGGCCATTTCTTAAGTCAATCAGCTCCTAATTAACTAAGCCttgattctgttttcttttaaatgtgatttcataTCTTCTTAAGGTCtagttttttatatatatccaTGGCTCTGTGAAGAATGGCTTCGTATCTAAACagtgatatataaataaagctgcCTTGCTGAAGCACATTACAATACTGGTCATCAGATTAAAACTGTGTAATTGTACTTTGAATCAGTGTCCAAAGtcaatat
This window encodes:
- the LOC108891825 gene encoding uncharacterized protein LOC108891825, translating into MMNQRRLPPLFLTVILCLSPWPTSGDTCTNDCTLKYYTSHYDKQCYDGCEERGYDYHWCHSTKGWDYCSPRKDVDYKGNACDEDYPCNKYGGDYYSCRLKKGGWGRCGRVESKTTIHQTIKLKDCTDDCQYYESGKYFWCHTVDGWDYCSSNPDHTYKDVTCRPNHKCGAYGQTYSWCYTTDKNNWDYCGLISTTECECSPQHRSKRAPPQREIERRGDQNGKQ